TCTGATTTTTGCCGCGCTGCAACAGCTGGATATTGCACCGAAGGTGATCCCGATGCGCGGCGGCACCGATGGTGCGGCGCTGTCGGCAAAAGGCTTGCTCACGCCGAACTTCTTTACCGGCGCACATAACTTCCACTCAAAATTTGAGTTTCTGCCGGTGCCCTCGTTTGTGAAGTCCTATCTGGTGGCCGAAAAGCTCTGCCTGCTGGCCGCAGAAAGCGCGGTGAAATAGCGAAACAGGGCGACTGGCGTCGCCCTGTTTATCCTGGCAGCAGGTAATTACTTCACTGATACATCAATACCCGGGAAGAATTTCTTCGCCAGCGTCGCCACAGTGCCGTCCTGCTGCAGTTTAACGATCGCTGCGTCCAGCTGCGTTTTCAGTGCGGCATCATCTTTGCGCAGGCCAAAACCAATACCTTTACCAAGAATGGTTTCATCCTCAACCGCCTTACCCACAAATGCGAAGCCCTTGCCCTGTGGTTTATTCAGGAAGCCGGACTGACCGGCAGCGGACATCACCAGCGTGCCATCAACACGGCCGGCAACCATATCGTTATAGACCTGATTCTGATCCTGATAAGAGGTCACAGTAACGCCTTTGGCTTCCCAGTGCTGTTTAGCATAGGTTTCCTGCACCGACCCCTGCAGCACGCCAATGTTTTTACCTTTCAGGCTCTCTGCGGTTGGCTGCAGATTTGAACCCTCATGGGCCACCAGCTGGCTTGGAATGCGGTAGATTGGCGTGGTAAAGCCAATGCTTTTCATGCGCTGCTCAGTGATATTCATCGCCGAATTAATCGCATCGAACTTTTTCGCCGCCAGTCCCGGGATCAGCGCATCAAAGCTACTTTCCACCCAGCTGCATTTCAGATTAGCGGTCTTACAGATAGCGTTACCCAGCTCGATATCAAAACCTTCCAGTTCGCCCTGCGCATTACGACTTTCAAACGGCGGGTACTGCGACTCAAGACCATAGCGCAGCGTGTCCTGCGCCATTACCGATACAGAGGACAGCATCCCTACCGCAACTAACAGAGC
This is a stretch of genomic DNA from Winslowiella toletana. It encodes these proteins:
- a CDS encoding ABC transporter substrate-binding protein, whose amino-acid sequence is MKKLNALLVAVGMLSSVSVMAQDTLRYGLESQYPPFESRNAQGELEGFDIELGNAICKTANLKCSWVESSFDALIPGLAAKKFDAINSAMNITEQRMKSIGFTTPIYRIPSQLVAHEGSNLQPTAESLKGKNIGVLQGSVQETYAKQHWEAKGVTVTSYQDQNQVYNDMVAGRVDGTLVMSAAGQSGFLNKPQGKGFAFVGKAVEDETILGKGIGFGLRKDDAALKTQLDAAIVKLQQDGTVATLAKKFFPGIDVSVK